The Bemisia tabaci chromosome 5, PGI_BMITA_v3 genome includes a window with the following:
- the LOC140224633 gene encoding uncharacterized protein: MSDCKPVSTPMEPGQMIERTGNSADDFPYRQAVGSLLYLSNKTRPDISFAVSYASRHMEKPEKNDIDIIKRILRYLRGTTGDGVMFERSTESELTLSAFCDASYADDLITRRSTSGYMVLLNDNPVSWASRRQPIVATSTTEMALFRENNQNYSIMDQSSGNTTYPLEALPTYTLWNSPTIVW, encoded by the exons ATGAGTGACTGTAAACCTGTTTCAACGCCGATGGAGCCCGGTCAGATGATAGAGAGAACCGGAAACTCCGCCGACGATTTCCCATACAGGCAAGCCGTTGGAAGTTTGCTTTATCTCAGTAACAAGACGCGTCCTGACATTTCTTTTGCTGTCAGCTACGCAAGTCGTCACATggagaagcctgagaaaaatgATATTGATATCATAAAACGAATACTGAGATACTTAAGGGGCACCACTGGGGATGGTGTCATGTTTGAACGGTCAACCGAATCTGAGTTAACTTTATCAGCATTCTGCGACGCCAGCTACGCTGATGATTTAATCACCCGGCGAAGCACCTCGGGATATATGGTACTTTTGAACGACAACCCAGTCAGCTGGGCATCCCGAAGGCAACCAATAGTTGCCACGTCAACCACAGAGA TGGCACTGTTtcgtgaaaataaccagaactACAGTATTATGGACCAGAGCTCTGGTAACACCACCTATCCCCTAGAAGCACTGCCCACCTACACCCTCTGGAACTCACCTACAatagtatggtaa